In one window of Lewinella sp. 4G2 DNA:
- a CDS encoding acyl-CoA synthetase codes for MQELIFRARNFGDREAIKQGDQVYTYAKLLTDSARVARQLLDGRDDLKEARIAFLVSPSYAYVVCQWAIWRAGGIAVPLCVDHPVPALRYVLEDTAAQTLIIHPDFTEKMRATTSELGLQLLALPSTLIGTTWALSQVPGDGQANGADGQGEDTPLPKVAPERRAQILYTSGTTSLPKGVVTTHANIRQQITTLVDAWEWSEDDRILNILPLHHVHGIINVLSCALWSGARCEFPEQGFRANEVWEKMAANEITRFMAVPTIYYKLISYWEKLGESDQTRLSAGAATLNLMISGSAALPVPTLERWREITGQTLLERYGMTEIGMGLSNSYRGERRPGHVGLPLPGVEMRLADENQETIHREHVPGQIQIKGPSVFLEYWNKPEATAKSFTADGWFLTGDVAELNDGLYRILGRNSVDIIKSGGYKISALEIEAVLLAHPAVDQCAVVGLPDQEWGEVVAAAVVTREENPDWKAITAWLKERIPGYRLPRRWLKLDELPRNTIGKVTKNELKTLF; via the coding sequence ATGCAAGAACTCATTTTTCGCGCCCGGAACTTCGGCGACCGCGAGGCCATCAAACAGGGCGATCAAGTTTACACTTACGCTAAGCTACTCACCGATTCTGCACGGGTCGCCCGGCAATTACTAGATGGCCGAGATGACCTGAAGGAAGCCCGCATCGCCTTTCTCGTCTCACCCTCCTACGCCTACGTGGTTTGCCAGTGGGCCATCTGGCGGGCCGGTGGCATCGCCGTTCCCCTCTGCGTCGACCACCCCGTCCCCGCCCTCCGCTACGTCCTCGAAGACACCGCCGCGCAGACCCTCATCATCCATCCGGATTTCACCGAAAAAATGCGGGCCACCACTTCCGAATTAGGTCTGCAACTACTGGCACTGCCATCCACGCTAATCGGTACAACCTGGGCGCTGTCGCAGGTGCCAGGAGATGGGCAAGCAAACGGGGCCGACGGCCAAGGGGAGGATACTCCCCTACCCAAAGTGGCCCCCGAACGTCGCGCTCAGATCCTCTACACGAGTGGGACGACGAGCCTACCGAAGGGCGTCGTCACCACCCACGCCAACATCCGCCAGCAAATCACCACCCTCGTGGACGCCTGGGAATGGAGCGAGGACGATCGTATCCTCAACATCCTGCCGCTGCACCACGTCCACGGCATCATTAACGTACTGAGCTGCGCGCTCTGGAGTGGTGCCCGCTGCGAATTTCCCGAACAAGGTTTCCGGGCGAACGAAGTCTGGGAGAAGATGGCCGCCAACGAAATCACCCGCTTCATGGCCGTTCCCACCATCTACTATAAACTCATCTCCTACTGGGAGAAACTGGGCGAAAGCGACCAAACCCGCCTCAGCGCCGGCGCCGCTACCCTCAACCTGATGATCTCCGGCTCTGCGGCCCTACCCGTCCCGACATTAGAGCGATGGCGGGAAATCACCGGCCAAACCCTCCTGGAACGCTACGGCATGACGGAGATCGGCATGGGGCTGTCCAATAGCTACCGCGGCGAACGGCGGCCCGGCCACGTCGGCCTGCCCCTCCCCGGCGTGGAAATGCGACTGGCGGACGAAAACCAGGAAACCATCCACCGGGAGCACGTGCCGGGGCAGATCCAGATCAAAGGCCCCAGCGTCTTCCTCGAATACTGGAACAAACCGGAGGCCACCGCCAAAAGCTTTACCGCGGACGGCTGGTTCCTCACCGGCGACGTAGCGGAGTTGAACGACGGCCTCTACCGCATCCTTGGCCGCAATTCGGTGGACATCATCAAATCCGGCGGCTACAAGATCTCCGCCCTCGAGATCGAAGCCGTTCTGTTGGCCCACCCCGCCGTAGATCAGTGCGCCGTGGTTGGCCTCCCGGACCAAGAATGGGGGGAAGTAGTAGCCGCTGCCGTCGTTACGCGTGAGGAAAATCCGGACTGGAAGGCCATCACCGCCTGGCTGAAGGAACGCATCCCCGGCTACCGACTGCCCCGGCGGTGGCTGAAACTGGATGAACTCCCCCGCAACACCATTGGGAAGGTGACGAAGAACGAATTGAAAACCCTTTTCTAG
- a CDS encoding gliding motility-associated C-terminal domain-containing protein produces the protein MQYPARRTSRLLSRKLLTIAVFLAFPVGLIAQVFVGPSGQVIPPGAPDETRGVTISEVTVTGIGTLSKCSVLERVFINIDHTYVGDVAIFVISPAGTVLELTSGNGGFRDNWRNTTFRDDATINIVNGNPPYTGTFQPEGRQQALEPFFDNGPDLATFTLANTFEGEDADGVWQLYVNDYVAVDVGEIIDWEIEFFVSDVVLTGELQASKPNICAGEEVDLSVVGEVPADATYVWSTGEATPTITVSPTEPTTYAVTVTAEQCELEVDLTITPTETPGIDGEAFLCSSDGESVELTAVGEGPFNWSNGASGPSITVYPTETTSYTVSNGTGACNTSEPFEVTVQPISLDLSASTNGQCVGEPVTLTAAGGSSTATYQWSTGEATPSITFNPTTSATYSVTLTEGTCTLTDEILVEAFPTAVALGEDRTICGGELLSLTPTGPGPFTWSTGEIADFILVTPSVTTTYTATATQGNCSVSDEITINVLPDAAVTAPADRTICSGEFIILEATGTGPFTWSDGQTGATITVSPSETTTYTVNVGSGACAASDEVTVTVFEQPTVDLGPDASYCADGPTTLTALGEFDAIQWSTGANTATIDLQDAGTVTYTATATIGTCSASDQVTIAIIPEVELLASADTAICAGGQAVLSAAGTGPFRWSTGEVGPTIQVSPDGLQAYTVTAGAGDCAITEEVRVDVDPLPVADLGNDRTVCITDEITLENIATEDDYSWSTGSTEPTVSITAAVDTSIFLTVTRGDCTASDTISVFVSAPRIDLGSDRTVCPGDSVSLEIPSADSYLWNNGSTEQSVLIIPTASQEVSVEATIAGCPARDTLRIDLAESLIIDAGEDISICPGESTQLRAQSTALVTWSTGVTGAELDVAPTENTFFFATIGSGNCAVTDSVLVSINPTASLDLGNDFSICLGSDTTLIPVGNSSTFNWSTGESSPSIAVAPDEDTTYEVTGTTAEGCTATDSLRITVIAPQLELAPVPAICPGDSLTLMASAAETYRWSSGEESSSIRRAPSETTSYGVTGFTAGCSVSEEIEVVVRPRATVTVTEDQTICPGDSILLEASGDEPFSWDTGFAGPSLNVRPIEPTTYLVRAGSGNCADSATVTVGLFPAVEASLGEDQAICRGDSVSLLASTGSAALNWEDGSFPTNRRVSPTATTTYSITASENGCTDSASVTVVVNDLPVVNLISTDCAPDNVDYAISVEISGGSPGYLLNGNPVATRVDSAGIPSGTPFTISVSDENACETTFSELINCGCQVIEFAPPALTCNGNENLTDLAEFLPNGGPQGSWSVSNPDVNGLPAVEGTALRTEGCAAGTYTLQFTPEGADLACLVDYRAIIEITDPPVAGIQQFVEDRCSETAEVIDLAAELSDATAGGSWTAISTNAIGNAGFNAAAGTFTPTNQPSGEYTFRYQAPDGIDCPGEAVDVVIRLSSTSVAGTVAAPDCEEACSGSITVLNPGATNLYGLDGAALSNEVSFASLCSGTYQLSTEDDRGCTAVTELTVPETIIPTLSIAGVDRIGLGDSTLLQATTNVSVDTIEWSQPVRCLDPECRSVYVRPLRTADYRVTIASEAGCVAQSQITIFVDERVSVYVPTAFSPNGDGVNDRLTVFAGDDVATVLDLQIFDRWGNRVASYPEFPPGNEDFGWDGSAPDGELYQTGVYIYNLRFVKIDGTEGKASGEVVLMR, from the coding sequence ATGCAATACCCGGCCCGCCGCACGTCACGACTCTTAAGTAGAAAACTCCTCACTATAGCGGTCTTTCTCGCCTTTCCGGTGGGGTTGATTGCACAGGTTTTCGTGGGCCCTTCCGGGCAGGTAATTCCCCCCGGCGCGCCCGATGAAACACGGGGTGTAACGATCTCAGAAGTTACCGTTACCGGCATTGGAACGCTGAGCAAGTGTAGCGTACTGGAGCGGGTATTCATCAATATCGATCATACCTACGTGGGCGACGTGGCCATCTTCGTCATTAGCCCGGCGGGTACGGTCCTGGAGCTTACTTCCGGCAACGGTGGATTCAGGGATAACTGGCGCAACACCACTTTTAGGGACGATGCTACCATTAATATCGTCAATGGTAACCCACCCTACACGGGTACCTTCCAGCCGGAAGGGCGACAACAAGCACTTGAACCTTTTTTCGATAATGGACCAGACCTGGCCACCTTCACCCTGGCCAATACCTTCGAAGGAGAGGATGCCGACGGCGTGTGGCAACTCTACGTTAATGATTACGTCGCAGTGGACGTTGGTGAGATCATCGACTGGGAAATAGAGTTTTTCGTTTCGGACGTCGTATTGACCGGTGAGCTACAGGCGAGCAAACCCAACATCTGCGCGGGGGAGGAAGTAGACCTGTCCGTTGTCGGTGAAGTTCCGGCTGATGCCACCTATGTTTGGTCAACCGGAGAGGCAACGCCTACCATTACCGTCTCCCCCACTGAACCTACCACCTACGCCGTGACCGTAACGGCGGAGCAGTGCGAGTTGGAGGTGGACCTCACCATCACCCCAACGGAAACACCAGGTATCGATGGGGAAGCCTTCCTCTGTAGTAGTGATGGAGAGAGTGTGGAACTTACCGCCGTGGGGGAAGGACCCTTCAACTGGAGCAATGGCGCATCGGGCCCTTCCATCACGGTATATCCCACGGAAACGACCAGTTACACAGTCAGCAACGGTACTGGGGCGTGCAATACTAGTGAGCCCTTCGAGGTCACCGTTCAACCCATTTCACTCGATTTGTCCGCAAGCACTAATGGGCAGTGCGTGGGCGAGCCCGTTACGCTCACTGCAGCGGGAGGGTCTTCAACGGCTACCTATCAGTGGAGTACCGGAGAAGCCACTCCTTCCATCACCTTTAACCCGACCACCAGCGCCACCTATTCCGTCACCTTAACCGAAGGAACCTGCACGCTGACGGACGAAATTTTGGTGGAGGCCTTTCCTACCGCCGTCGCACTAGGAGAGGACCGTACAATTTGTGGTGGAGAGCTTCTTTCCCTTACCCCTACGGGCCCCGGTCCTTTTACCTGGAGCACGGGTGAGATCGCGGATTTTATCCTGGTCACCCCCTCGGTCACAACTACCTATACCGCCACGGCGACGCAGGGAAACTGCTCCGTATCGGACGAGATTACCATCAACGTGCTACCCGATGCTGCCGTGACCGCCCCCGCTGACAGAACCATCTGCAGTGGTGAATTCATCATCCTGGAGGCCACCGGTACTGGCCCCTTCACCTGGTCCGACGGACAAACCGGGGCAACCATCACCGTATCACCGTCCGAGACAACTACGTACACGGTAAACGTCGGTAGTGGTGCCTGTGCGGCATCCGATGAGGTGACCGTTACCGTTTTCGAGCAACCTACCGTGGACCTCGGGCCGGACGCCAGCTATTGCGCCGATGGCCCAACCACCCTTACTGCCTTAGGTGAATTCGACGCCATTCAGTGGAGTACCGGAGCAAACACCGCCACCATTGATCTCCAGGATGCCGGCACGGTCACCTATACCGCAACCGCCACGATTGGAACTTGCTCGGCATCCGACCAAGTAACCATTGCCATAATTCCGGAAGTTGAACTATTGGCCAGCGCGGATACCGCCATCTGTGCTGGTGGCCAGGCAGTATTAAGCGCAGCCGGCACCGGCCCCTTCCGGTGGAGCACGGGTGAGGTTGGCCCCACGATTCAGGTAAGCCCGGACGGGCTACAAGCCTATACCGTCACCGCCGGCGCGGGAGATTGCGCTATTACCGAAGAAGTGCGGGTGGACGTAGATCCCCTCCCGGTAGCCGATCTCGGGAACGACAGAACGGTCTGTATTACGGATGAAATCACGCTGGAGAATATCGCTACCGAAGATGACTACTCCTGGAGTACCGGCTCTACTGAACCAACGGTTTCAATCACCGCCGCAGTAGACACGTCAATTTTCCTTACCGTTACCCGGGGGGACTGCACGGCCAGCGACACCATCAGCGTATTCGTCAGCGCGCCCCGGATTGATTTGGGCTCCGACCGCACGGTGTGCCCAGGAGATTCCGTATCACTGGAGATACCGTCCGCGGATAGCTACCTCTGGAATAACGGCAGTACGGAACAATCCGTATTGATTATACCAACGGCCAGCCAGGAAGTGAGTGTGGAAGCGACGATTGCCGGCTGCCCCGCCCGCGATACCTTACGTATTGACCTCGCCGAATCGCTAATTATTGACGCCGGCGAAGACATCAGCATCTGCCCCGGAGAATCGACCCAACTCAGGGCGCAGTCCACCGCTCTGGTGACTTGGAGTACCGGCGTGACCGGAGCGGAACTGGACGTTGCGCCCACCGAGAATACCTTCTTCTTCGCCACCATCGGCAGTGGTAATTGTGCCGTGACCGATTCCGTTTTGGTATCCATTAATCCTACAGCTAGCCTGGATTTGGGGAATGATTTTTCCATTTGCCTTGGGTCTGATACTACCTTAATTCCGGTTGGAAATAGTAGCACATTCAACTGGAGTACCGGAGAGTCGTCGCCATCAATCGCCGTGGCGCCAGATGAGGATACGACTTACGAAGTCACTGGCACCACGGCGGAGGGGTGTACCGCCACGGATAGCTTACGGATCACCGTCATTGCCCCCCAACTAGAGTTGGCACCGGTACCGGCTATCTGCCCCGGTGACTCCCTGACGCTAATGGCCTCGGCAGCGGAGACCTACCGCTGGTCAAGCGGGGAAGAAAGCTCCAGCATCCGGAGGGCGCCGTCCGAAACCACCAGCTACGGCGTTACGGGTTTCACCGCAGGCTGCTCCGTTAGTGAGGAGATAGAGGTCGTCGTACGGCCCCGGGCAACCGTAACCGTGACCGAAGACCAGACCATCTGCCCCGGCGACTCCATCCTACTCGAAGCTTCCGGAGACGAACCCTTTAGTTGGGATACTGGTTTTGCTGGCCCTTCACTAAACGTACGTCCGATTGAACCCACGACCTATCTCGTGCGCGCCGGCTCGGGCAATTGCGCGGACAGCGCTACCGTCACCGTAGGCTTATTTCCAGCCGTGGAAGCATCTCTGGGGGAGGACCAGGCCATCTGCCGGGGAGATTCTGTTTCGCTACTGGCCAGTACCGGCTCCGCGGCACTTAATTGGGAGGATGGTTCCTTCCCCACCAACCGCCGCGTAAGCCCTACCGCGACGACTACTTACTCCATCACCGCGAGTGAAAATGGGTGCACGGATTCCGCGTCGGTTACCGTTGTCGTCAACGATTTGCCCGTTGTGAATCTCATCTCCACCGATTGCGCACCAGACAACGTGGATTACGCCATCAGCGTAGAAATTTCCGGCGGCAGCCCCGGCTACCTCCTAAATGGCAACCCCGTAGCAACCAGGGTAGATTCTGCGGGCATCCCGTCCGGAACGCCTTTCACTATCTCCGTTAGCGATGAAAATGCTTGTGAGACCACCTTCAGTGAACTCATCAACTGTGGTTGCCAGGTAATAGAATTTGCTCCCCCGGCCCTTACTTGCAACGGCAACGAAAACCTGACGGACCTGGCGGAATTTCTCCCCAACGGAGGTCCGCAGGGATCCTGGTCGGTCAGTAACCCAGACGTAAACGGCCTGCCGGCAGTAGAAGGGACGGCACTGCGCACGGAAGGCTGCGCGGCGGGTACCTACACCCTCCAATTCACGCCCGAAGGGGCGGATCTGGCCTGCCTCGTTGATTATCGAGCAATAATTGAAATCACCGACCCACCGGTGGCCGGGATACAGCAATTTGTGGAGGATCGCTGCTCCGAGACGGCGGAGGTGATCGACTTAGCTGCGGAACTATCCGACGCTACGGCCGGCGGAAGCTGGACGGCCATCTCGACGAATGCCATTGGGAACGCAGGCTTCAACGCCGCCGCCGGCACCTTTACGCCAACCAATCAACCGAGTGGCGAATATACCTTCAGGTACCAAGCCCCGGACGGTATCGACTGCCCGGGAGAAGCCGTTGACGTAGTAATAAGGCTATCTTCAACGAGCGTAGCGGGAACCGTAGCCGCGCCTGATTGCGAGGAGGCCTGCTCCGGTTCCATCACCGTCCTGAATCCAGGAGCCACCAATTTATACGGCCTGGACGGTGCCGCCTTAAGTAACGAGGTATCCTTTGCGAGTCTCTGCTCGGGCACCTATCAACTGTCGACGGAAGATGACCGCGGCTGTACTGCCGTTACTGAATTGACCGTGCCGGAAACTATTATCCCTACCCTGTCCATCGCGGGGGTAGATCGAATCGGACTGGGTGATAGTACTTTACTGCAAGCGACCACCAACGTCAGCGTTGATACCATTGAATGGTCCCAGCCAGTACGTTGCCTTGATCCTGAGTGCCGCTCCGTCTACGTGCGACCTCTGCGCACCGCGGACTACCGGGTGACCATCGCCAGCGAAGCAGGCTGCGTGGCCCAAAGCCAAATTACCATTTTCGTGGACGAGCGGGTCAGCGTATACGTTCCAACGGCCTTTAGCCCCAATGGAGACGGCGTAAATGATCGACTCACGGTTTTTGCGGGTGATGACGTCGCTACCGTACTGGATCTGCAGATTTTTGATCGTTGGGGAAACCGCGTGGCCAGTTATCCTGAATTTCCACCCGGTAACGAGGATTTTGGTTGGGATGGCTCCGCACCCGACGGAGAACTTTACCAAACGGGCGTCTACATCTACAATCTCCGCTTCGTCAAGATTGACGGGACGGAAGGCAAGGCTTCGGGGGAAGTCGTCTTAATGCGCTAA
- a CDS encoding TetR/AcrR family transcriptional regulator, protein MARTRAFDEQTVLAKARDLFWERGFTATSIGDLEKALGISRSSLYQTFGGKRALYDATLAAYQHENLTRLRQQLQQPNLPLREALTNLFTYAASAYDAKCGSTARGCYVVNATTEMANSCADALNFVSSNREQFITILQEALALSQVRGELDKTVDAGSWANYLFVMYNGLQVVVQTKIERETLREAVVRAVDALPWVG, encoded by the coding sequence ATGGCACGTACCCGCGCATTCGATGAGCAAACGGTCCTCGCAAAGGCCCGCGACCTGTTCTGGGAACGGGGCTTCACGGCCACGTCCATCGGTGATCTGGAGAAGGCGCTGGGCATCAGCCGTAGCAGTCTGTACCAAACTTTCGGCGGCAAACGCGCGCTGTACGATGCTACGTTGGCAGCTTATCAGCACGAAAACCTGACCCGCCTGCGCCAGCAACTTCAGCAGCCTAACCTACCCTTACGGGAGGCGCTGACTAACCTTTTTACCTACGCCGCCTCGGCCTACGACGCTAAGTGCGGCTCCACGGCCCGCGGCTGCTACGTCGTCAACGCTACCACGGAGATGGCCAATTCCTGCGCCGATGCGCTCAATTTTGTCAGTAGCAACCGCGAGCAGTTCATCACAATTCTTCAAGAAGCACTGGCGCTGTCGCAGGTGCGGGGTGAATTGGATAAAACGGTGGACGCCGGTTCGTGGGCGAACTACCTGTTCGTGATGTACAACGGTTTGCAAGTGGTCGTCCAGACTAAAATTGAACGGGAAACGCTGCGGGAAGCAGTGGTGCGTGCGGTGGATGCGTTGCCCTGGGTGGGGTAA
- a CDS encoding SDR family oxidoreductase, with protein MADLTGKIALVTGGSNGIGLASAKALKAAGATVVTAGRHDKRAQEIRDANGDTFDKVYTADAGNVAQTEAFVKAVGEEYGKIDIIFANAGFGEPAPLGHITEENFDKQFNVNVKGVVFLVQAALPYLGEGASIILISSIANQLGFANFTNYAATKGAIKTIGKIMAAELVGKGIRVNTVSPGPIETGFFQATGMSDEQIQQTGEYIQTQVPMGRFGKAEEIASYVVFLASDGSTFMTGTEVEIDGGMATL; from the coding sequence ATGGCAGACTTAACAGGAAAAATCGCACTCGTAACTGGTGGCAGCAACGGCATCGGCCTCGCTTCCGCGAAGGCACTTAAAGCCGCTGGCGCTACCGTAGTAACCGCCGGCCGCCACGACAAACGCGCTCAGGAAATTCGTGACGCTAACGGAGATACCTTTGATAAGGTGTACACCGCCGATGCCGGCAACGTAGCCCAAACCGAAGCTTTCGTCAAGGCAGTAGGGGAGGAGTACGGCAAAATCGACATCATCTTCGCCAACGCCGGTTTCGGTGAGCCCGCGCCCCTCGGCCACATTACCGAGGAGAACTTTGATAAGCAGTTCAACGTGAACGTGAAGGGCGTCGTTTTCCTCGTGCAGGCCGCTCTGCCGTACCTGGGCGAAGGTGCGAGTATCATCCTCATCTCCAGTATCGCTAACCAGTTGGGCTTCGCCAACTTTACCAACTACGCGGCTACGAAGGGTGCCATCAAAACCATCGGTAAGATCATGGCGGCGGAACTCGTTGGCAAAGGCATCCGGGTCAATACCGTCAGCCCCGGCCCCATCGAAACGGGCTTCTTCCAGGCGACTGGCATGAGCGATGAGCAGATTCAGCAGACCGGTGAATATATCCAAACGCAGGTACCCATGGGCCGCTTCGGTAAGGCCGAGGAAATTGCCAGTTACGTAGTCTTTTTGGCTTCTGATGGCAGTACGTTCATGACCGGTACGGAAGTCGAGATCGACGGTGGCATGGCCACTCTCTAA
- a CDS encoding DEAD/DEAH box helicase — MSTPNHDPETPETPEEEVVYFDELDISDELLDALDAMNFEKATPIQAQAIPPALEGRDVLAVAQTGTGKTAAFLLPILDKLSREKPKGINTIILEPTRELAQQVDRQLQGYTYFMPEASSMPIYGGRDGHSMAQEQKALKTGAPIIVATPGRLMAHLDMGYADLSTVRHIVLDEADRMLDMGFVNDMIKIIDMLPKETLQTLFFSATMPPKIRKFSRDILKDPVEISIAISKPAEKIKQKAYDVPDWAKNALIEEILQEKCKTMDRILIFCGRKKTVRELTRRLARKNPKVKDVSSDLEQNEREERLREFRSGAIQVVVATDVLSRGIHIDGIDLVINFDVPGDAEDYVHRIGRTARAAAEGEAITLINGDDRRKFKAIEQLMEMKVERLETPERYKESRDDRGGRGRGRGGDRRSGGGGGGRGRGRNGGNKRRRDGGGNRSSEPRGEGKHNESGDSKDGENRGGGENRGGSNRRRGKGKKGGGGRRPASQRNNDGGAKPDDK, encoded by the coding sequence ATGTCTACCCCCAACCACGATCCGGAAACCCCGGAAACACCCGAAGAAGAAGTTGTTTATTTCGACGAGCTCGACATCTCCGACGAGCTGCTCGATGCCCTCGACGCGATGAACTTCGAGAAAGCCACCCCCATTCAAGCCCAGGCCATCCCGCCGGCTTTGGAAGGGCGGGACGTCCTCGCCGTTGCCCAAACCGGTACCGGAAAGACGGCAGCCTTCCTCCTGCCGATCCTCGATAAACTGAGCCGCGAAAAGCCGAAGGGCATCAATACTATCATCCTCGAACCGACGCGGGAACTCGCCCAGCAGGTTGATCGCCAGCTACAGGGCTACACTTACTTCATGCCCGAGGCCAGCTCGATGCCCATCTACGGTGGTCGCGACGGCCACAGCATGGCCCAGGAGCAAAAGGCGCTGAAGACCGGCGCCCCCATCATCGTGGCCACCCCCGGCCGCCTGATGGCCCACCTCGATATGGGGTACGCTGACCTGAGTACCGTCCGTCACATCGTCCTCGACGAAGCCGACCGGATGCTTGACATGGGTTTCGTGAACGACATGATCAAGATCATCGACATGCTGCCCAAGGAGACGTTGCAAACGCTCTTCTTCTCGGCCACCATGCCTCCCAAGATCCGCAAATTCTCGCGGGATATCCTGAAAGACCCGGTCGAGATCAGTATCGCCATCTCCAAGCCCGCGGAAAAGATCAAGCAGAAGGCCTACGACGTTCCCGATTGGGCGAAGAACGCCCTCATCGAAGAGATCCTGCAGGAGAAGTGTAAGACGATGGACCGCATCCTCATCTTCTGTGGCCGGAAAAAAACGGTCCGCGAACTCACCCGCCGCCTCGCCCGCAAGAACCCGAAGGTGAAAGACGTTTCCTCCGATCTCGAGCAAAACGAACGCGAGGAACGCCTGCGGGAATTCCGTTCCGGCGCCATCCAGGTGGTCGTCGCGACCGACGTACTCAGCCGGGGTATCCACATCGACGGGATTGACCTGGTCATCAATTTCGACGTCCCCGGTGACGCCGAAGACTACGTACACCGGATCGGCCGGACGGCCCGCGCCGCCGCCGAAGGGGAAGCAATTACCCTCATCAACGGTGACGACCGCCGGAAATTCAAGGCCATCGAGCAACTTATGGAAATGAAGGTCGAGCGGCTGGAAACGCCCGAACGCTACAAAGAATCCCGCGACGATCGCGGCGGCCGTGGTCGTGGAAGAGGCGGTGACCGTCGCTCCGGTGGTGGTGGCGGAGGCCGTGGTCGCGGCCGCAACGGTGGCAATAAGCGCCGTCGGGATGGTGGTGGCAACCGGTCCTCCGAACCCCGCGGTGAAGGCAAGCACAATGAGTCCGGCGATTCTAAAGACGGTGAAAATCGCGGTGGTGGCGAAAACCGTGGCGGCAGTAACCGCCGCCGGGGCAAGGGCAAAAAAGGTGGTGGTGGCCGCCGCCCCGCCAGCCAGCGCAACAACGATGGCGGTGCGAAGCCGGACGACAAATAG
- a CDS encoding glucosaminidase domain-containing protein, which translates to MKSVLIGLPGFLGRNWLRVIIIGVTLVVINRKQVNFNVSFGAPGGQEVTPASSSGGESSPSVFTAPPPEQQTLNGATKSGPTPAQTSVVPEASALSMISGLFSGPKEKVAVQGEATPAPGSTEQPAAAPGFLERIGLAGATSPFQPKLVDDLISTDEGTVAAYIRRFSHVAQSEQKRFGIPASITLANGLLHTLAGTRGSAQQLNNYFAIPCPGVWDGPCRNLENQNLRQYETAWLSFRNHSLYVTTGRFAPLQQFGPRDYQKWAAGLEELGYNGTPDLRKQLVTTIEQYELYRFD; encoded by the coding sequence ATGAAAAGTGTATTAATTGGACTGCCCGGCTTCCTCGGGCGTAACTGGTTGCGGGTAATTATCATTGGCGTCACGCTGGTCGTCATAAACCGTAAACAGGTAAACTTCAACGTTAGCTTCGGTGCCCCCGGTGGGCAGGAAGTGACACCGGCTTCGTCATCCGGTGGCGAATCTTCACCCTCCGTCTTTACCGCCCCGCCACCGGAGCAACAGACCTTGAACGGGGCAACAAAATCTGGACCCACCCCTGCGCAAACCTCGGTGGTGCCCGAAGCTTCGGCGCTGTCCATGATCTCTGGGTTATTCAGCGGCCCAAAGGAAAAGGTAGCCGTTCAAGGTGAAGCTACCCCTGCGCCAGGAAGTACGGAGCAGCCTGCTGCGGCCCCCGGTTTCCTGGAAAGAATTGGACTGGCCGGCGCCACCTCTCCCTTCCAGCCAAAGTTGGTGGATGATCTTATCAGCACCGACGAGGGTACCGTGGCTGCCTACATCCGCCGCTTCTCCCACGTAGCCCAGTCCGAGCAGAAACGGTTTGGCATCCCCGCCAGCATCACCTTAGCGAATGGACTCCTCCACACTTTGGCCGGCACCCGCGGCAGCGCCCAACAGCTGAATAACTATTTCGCCATCCCCTGCCCTGGTGTTTGGGATGGCCCCTGCCGAAACCTGGAGAACCAGAACCTGCGGCAGTACGAAACCGCGTGGCTCTCCTTCCGCAACCACAGCCTGTACGTAACGACTGGTCGTTTTGCGCCCCTCCAGCAATTCGGACCGCGCGACTACCAAAAGTGGGCCGCCGGGCTGGAAGAGCTGGGCTACAACGGTACCCCCGATCTGCGGAAGCAGCTGGTGACGACCATTGAGCAGTACGAATTGTACCGTTTCGATTAG